One window of the Nodosilinea sp. PGN35 genome contains the following:
- a CDS encoding phycocyanobilin:ferredoxin oxidoreductase — protein sequence MVAPIPASLRDQQHPMIRSLADRIEATWQQHLELSPYRLPEDLGYIEGRLEGERLTIENHCYQTPQFRKLHLELARVGNNLDILHCVMFPRPEYALPMFGCDLVGGRGQISAAIVDLSPVGSALPEGYTAALEALPAQSFAEERDLPGWGTIFSPYCRFIRPASPAEETAFVDRIVAYLALHCRQATVTPATPAQLEHILAGQRHYCQQQQKNDKTRRVLEKAFGDAWAERYMTTVLFDLPTV from the coding sequence ATGGTAGCCCCAATTCCAGCCTCCCTCCGCGACCAGCAGCACCCGATGATTCGGAGCCTGGCCGATCGCATTGAAGCCACCTGGCAGCAGCATCTCGAGCTATCCCCCTACCGCCTGCCAGAGGATCTCGGCTACATTGAGGGCCGACTGGAGGGCGAGCGGCTCACCATCGAAAACCACTGCTACCAGACCCCCCAGTTTCGCAAGCTGCACCTGGAGCTGGCCCGCGTCGGCAACAATCTGGATATTCTGCACTGCGTCATGTTTCCCCGGCCCGAGTACGCCCTGCCCATGTTTGGCTGCGACCTGGTGGGCGGACGCGGCCAGATCAGCGCCGCCATTGTCGATCTCTCCCCCGTAGGCAGTGCCCTGCCCGAGGGCTACACTGCGGCCCTGGAGGCTCTGCCAGCCCAAAGCTTTGCCGAAGAGCGCGACCTGCCGGGCTGGGGCACAATTTTTTCGCCCTACTGCCGGTTCATTCGCCCGGCGAGCCCCGCCGAAGAGACCGCCTTTGTCGATCGGATTGTCGCCTACCTGGCCCTGCACTGCCGGCAGGCAACCGTCACCCCGGCCACCCCGGCCCAGCTTGAGCACATTCTGGCGGGCCAGCGCCACTACTGCCAGCAGCAGCAAAAGAACGACAAAACCCGGCGGGTGCTAGAAAAAGCCTTTGGCGACGCCTGGGCCGAACGCTACATGACCACAGTGCTGTTCGATCTGCCGACGGTATAA
- the gmk gene encoding guanylate kinase, producing MTVSTPTPLDTLSPETLSLETAAELTPRRGRLIVFTGPSGVGKGTLLQALRHRYPALKLSVSATTRSPRPGEVNGQDYYFVSRDEFHAMVEQGELLEWAEFAGNLYGTPKTPVLREIEAGQWVILEIELAGARQVRETFPNALQLFVLPPSLEELESRIRLRGKDADDAIARRLQRALVEIDAASEFDEQIVNDDLEVALQQLENAIFKD from the coding sequence ATGACCGTCAGCACCCCAACCCCGCTAGACACCCTCAGCCCAGAGACCCTCAGCCTGGAAACCGCCGCCGAACTTACCCCGCGCCGGGGTCGGCTGATTGTGTTTACAGGCCCCAGCGGGGTGGGCAAAGGTACCCTGCTGCAGGCGCTGCGCCACCGCTATCCGGCGCTCAAGCTGTCGGTGTCGGCCACCACGCGATCGCCCCGCCCCGGTGAGGTCAACGGCCAGGACTACTACTTCGTCAGCCGCGACGAATTCCACGCCATGGTTGAGCAGGGGGAACTGCTGGAGTGGGCCGAGTTTGCGGGCAACCTCTACGGCACCCCCAAAACCCCAGTCTTAAGGGAGATTGAGGCCGGTCAGTGGGTGATTTTAGAAATTGAGCTGGCGGGTGCTCGCCAGGTGCGTGAGACCTTCCCCAACGCCCTCCAGCTGTTTGTGCTGCCCCCCTCCCTAGAAGAGCTAGAGAGCCGCATTCGCCTGCGGGGTAAAGATGCCGACGATGCGATCGCCCGACGGCTCCAGCGGGCCCTCGTCGAAATTGACGCCGCCTCTGAGTTTGACGAGCAAATCGTCAACGACGACCTAGAAGTAGCGCTTCAGCAGCTTGAGAACGCCATCTTTAAGGACTAA
- a CDS encoding DUF1499 domain-containing protein: MGVLPFVGNLAGQRPANLGVKDGKLTPCPQSPNCVISQGAADAEHGIAPLAYSDDPAQAMALLEAVVNAMPRTTVVEKTDRYLYAEFASKLMGFVDDVEFYLDPSESVIHVRSASRLGQSDLGANRKRIESIRQALASAAIAE; encoded by the coding sequence ATGGGAGTACTGCCGTTTGTGGGCAATTTGGCGGGCCAGCGCCCCGCAAATCTGGGGGTCAAAGACGGCAAACTGACCCCCTGTCCGCAGTCTCCCAACTGCGTGATCAGCCAGGGCGCAGCCGATGCCGAGCATGGCATCGCTCCTTTGGCCTACAGCGATGACCCGGCCCAGGCCATGGCCCTGCTCGAGGCGGTGGTCAACGCCATGCCTCGCACCACTGTTGTCGAAAAAACCGATCGCTACCTCTACGCCGAGTTCGCCAGCAAGCTGATGGGCTTTGTGGATGACGTGGAGTTTTACCTCGACCCATCGGAGTCGGTGATCCACGTGCGATCGGCCTCGCGCCTGGGCCAGTCTGACCTGGGAGCCAACCGCAAACGCATTGAATCCATCCGCCAGGCCCTGGCCTCAGCGGCGATCGCCGAATAG